One genomic region from Bufo bufo chromosome 3, aBufBuf1.1, whole genome shotgun sequence encodes:
- the SPRY2 gene encoding protein sprouty homolog 2, with the protein MEARVQNGSVSQPLLQARRDSGRPHGDIDPRDILTQQVHVLSLEQIRAIRNTNEYTEGPTVAPRPWVKPPPPRHIPLHKNERIHVVTDQRQFSRSPLPPMHPSSRASLSRSTSTGSRSSTRTSTSSSSSEQRLLGPSYSSSGLGADRIIRVQPKGELKPEELKPSSKEDLGLHAYRCESCGKCKCQECTYPRTLPSCWICDKQCLCSAQEVIDYGTCVCCVKCLFYHCSSDDEDNCADNPCSCSQSRCCTRWSAIGVMSMFLPCLWCYLPAKGCLKLCQGCYDRAKRPGCRCKRSNTVCCKVPQLQPRSLGKPS; encoded by the coding sequence ATGGAGGCCAGAGTCCAAAATGGCAGCGTATCCCAGCCTTTACTCCAGGCTCGGCGTGACAGCGGGAGGCCACATGGCGACATTGACCCGAGGGACATTTTGACGCAGCAGGTTCACGTTTTGTCGTTGGAACAGATAAGAGCTATACGGAACACTAATGAGTATACTGAAGGGCCTACCGTGGCTCCCCGACCTTGGGTtaaacctcctcctcctcgtcacatTCCCCTGCACAAAAATGAAAGAATACACGTGGTAACGGACCAGAGGCAATTTAGCCGGAGCCCTCTCCCACCAATGCATCCCTCGTCACGGGCATCTCTGTCTCGGTCCACTAGTACAGGATCTCGGAGCAGTACGAGGACCAGCACAAGTAGCAGCTCATCAGAGCAGAGACTTCTAGGTCCTTCTTACTCCTCTTCGGGGCTGGGTGCTGACAGGATAATTCGCGTACAACCCAAAGGTGAGCTGAAACCAGAGGAGTTAAAGCCTTCCAGTAAAGAAGACTTGGGCTTACATGCCTACAGGTGTGAGAGCTGCGGGAAATGTAAGTGCCAAGAATGCACTTATCCAAGAACTCTGCCCTCCTGCTGGATATGTGACAAGCAGTGCCTTTGCTCAGCCCAGGAAGTGATTGACTATGGAACTTGCGTTTGCTGTGTGAAGTGCCTATTCTACCATTGCTCAAGCGACGACGAGGACAATTGCGCCGACAACCCCTGTTCCTGCAGCCAGTCGCGCTGCTGCACTCGCTGGTCTGCCATCGGGGTCATGTCAATGTTTCTGCCTTGCTTATGGTGTTACCTTCCAGCCAAGGGTTGCCTTAAACTGTGCCAGGGCTGCTACGACCGGGCAAAGAGGCCGGGATGCCGATGTAAAAGGTCAAATACAGTATGTTGTAAAGTGCCACAGTTACAGCCCAGAAGTTTGGGGAAGCCGTCGTAG